In the Paenibacillus sp. FSL H7-0357 genome, one interval contains:
- the hprK gene encoding HPr(Ser) kinase/phosphatase: MAKKVKVSELVQHFQLEVVSGHEGLKRPITVDDLNRPGLEIAGYFEYYPEERVQLLGKTELAFFSMLSEEERKSRIRGICKDNTPCIVITRALDVPQELIDISNEKGLPVLRSSMATTIFSSRLTSFLEGRLAPTATIHGVLCDVYGVGMLITGSSGIGKSETALELVKRGHRLIADDAVEIRQTSDNQLHGTAPELIRHLLEIRGVGIINVMTLFGAGAIRNHKRITLVVRLEAWQQDKQYDRLGLDEETTRIIDTDVPLVTIPVRPGRNLAVIIEVAAMNYRLKQMGFNAALQFTNKLTATISEDMDDLD, from the coding sequence ATGGCTAAGAAGGTAAAAGTATCGGAATTGGTACAGCATTTTCAATTAGAGGTTGTTTCCGGGCATGAAGGTCTGAAGAGACCGATTACAGTGGATGACTTGAATCGGCCCGGGCTGGAAATAGCAGGTTATTTCGAATATTATCCGGAAGAACGGGTACAGCTGCTGGGCAAGACAGAGCTGGCCTTCTTTTCTATGCTTTCGGAGGAAGAGCGCAAGAGCCGGATTCGCGGGATCTGTAAGGATAACACACCCTGCATTGTCATTACAAGAGCATTGGATGTGCCGCAGGAGCTAATTGACATAAGCAATGAAAAAGGGCTTCCGGTATTGCGCAGCTCGATGGCTACAACGATTTTTTCCAGTAGACTGACCAGCTTCCTTGAAGGCAGACTTGCACCTACAGCAACCATTCATGGCGTTCTCTGCGATGTATACGGTGTAGGCATGCTGATTACAGGCAGCAGCGGCATTGGTAAAAGTGAAACGGCACTTGAGCTCGTTAAACGCGGACATCGCTTGATCGCGGACGATGCCGTGGAAATCCGCCAGACCTCCGACAACCAGCTGCATGGTACGGCACCGGAGCTGATCCGCCATTTGCTCGAAATCCGCGGCGTCGGAATTATAAATGTAATGACACTCTTTGGTGCAGGCGCAATCCGCAATCATAAGCGTATTACGCTGGTGGTTCGGCTGGAAGCCTGGCAGCAGGACAAGCAATATGACCGGCTTGGTCTGGATGAAGAAACAACACGGATTATCGATACGGACGTTCCCCTCGTAACGATTCCGGTACGGCCAGGACGAAATCTTGCCGTTATTATTGAGGTTGCGGCCATGAACTACCGCTTGAAGCAAATGGGCTTTAACGCGGCTCTGCAGTTTACCAATAAACTTACAGCTACCATATCTGAAGACATGGATGATCTGGACTAG